From Oncorhynchus nerka isolate Pitt River linkage group LG1, Oner_Uvic_2.0, whole genome shotgun sequence, the proteins below share one genomic window:
- the LOC115128734 gene encoding serine/threonine-protein kinase LATS2-like, which produces MRPKTFPAAPYVGNTRQRLQEIKEGLKQPAKLVSQALHGGSSWGEGGRGTESKGKDPGSRQQQLRPPQKFNNYQNALREIRRSLMPFANESGPSGSAHPAGDVNRQMLQELVNAGCDQEMAVRALKQTGSRNIEAALEYISKMGYLDPRNELIVQVIKQTSPGKGGIPNSMDHRPPLEGTSEGAMPPYHQMGAPMYEGAGYGPEGAYMGTPPVMNYMMPPSVAVQGPAIGNPMGRPLSMGAYTPAMAAYPPANPGNPMYTPGTTQNAYPGSMEQAMMGYSVPSQPLQLQPQAPGGPVPGPHYDYGHVRPHMLEPSSYGVQRSASFQNKMPPLAPDNYVNMQGKGVMGQNGGGYPPNMYIPPHPQQSSPTSHQVHMMSRSPGGAAAALGPDFSDLLTPSRASLNLDLYEQHQHHWAGPQGPEGAPPARQPQPQGPFRGEVRVPSRTNSFNNRSVPPNNVRPTLVTPAPGKQDPSLGQPNTITAVTSPPIQQPVKSIRVMRPEPKTAVGPCHPGWLAAQEASEPLAYMPEEAYSLEHAQETRCPPPPYPKTLHMSGAASEAGPLEGPGGAMCGAPDLNTPSRPHGGSGGGKAEESQVKEKTKSGKGEKAVKNKKQIQTSPVPVRKNGRDQEKRESRIKSYSPFAFKFYMEQHVENVMKTHQQKLNRRLQLEQEMSKAGLSEAEQEQMRKMLNQKESNYNRLRRAKMDKAMFIKIKTLGIGAFGEVCLTRKVDTGALYAMKTLRKKDVLNRNQVAHVKAERDILAEADNEWVVRLYYSFQDRDSLYFVMDYIPGGDMMSLLIRMGIFPEPLACFYVAELTLAIESVHKMGFIHRDIKPDNILIDLDGHIKLTDFGLCTGFRWTHNSKYYQKGSHIRQDSMEPSDFWDDVSNCRCGDRLQTLEQRATRQHQRCLAHSLVGTPNYIAPEVLLRKGYTQLCDWWSVGVILFEMLVGQPPFLAPTPTETQIKVINWESTLQVPPQIKLSSEAVDIIGRLCCSPEERLGSNGAGEIKTHPFFDQMDFSSNLRTQPAPYRPKIAHPMDTSNFDPVEDEGGPGAWSDSGDSTRAWETLCTPHGKHPEHAFYEFTFRRFFDDNGCPFRYPKPPETSHSQGPPSHSGASSMGPEEEEDEEEEEQGEGCEPVYV; this is translated from the exons ATGAGGCCCAAGACGTTCCCCGCTGCTCCGTATGTGGGCAACACGCGCCAGCGCCTCCAGGAGATCAAGGAGGGGCTGAAGCAGCCAGCCAAGCTGGTGAGCCAGGCCCTCCATGGGGGCAGCTCCTGGGGTGAGGGGGGCCGCGGGACCGAAAGCAAGGGCAAAGACCCCGGGAGTCGCCAGCAGCAGCTCCGGCCCCCTCAGAAGTTCAACAACTACCAGAACGCTTTGAGAGAGATCCGCAGGTCCCTCATGCCCTTTGCCAATGAGTCTGGCCCCTCTGGCTCCGCCCACCCTGCTGGAGACGTCAACCGACAGATGCTGCAGGAGTTGGTCAATGCTGGCTGTGACCAG GAAATGGCGGTGCGGGCTCTGAAGCAGACGGGCAGCAGAAACATTGAGGCTGCTCTGGAGTACATCAGTAAGATGGGATACCTGGACCCCCGCAATGAGCTCATCGTCCAGGTCATCAAACAGACCTCACCAG GCAAAGGGGGCATTCCAAACTCAATGGACCACAGACCACCATTGGAGGGAACAAGTGAGGGCGCCATGCCTCCCTACCACCAGATGGGGGCGCCGATGTATGAGGGTGCTGGTTATGGGCCAGAGGGCGCCTACATGGGCACCCCTCCTGTCATGAACTACATGATGCCCCCCTCGGTCGCGGTACAGGGCCCTGCCATAGGTAACCCCATGGGACGCCCTCTCAGCATGGGAGCCTACACTCCAGCCATGGCAGCCTACCCTCCAGCCAATCCAGGGAACCCCATGTATACCCCAGGCACCACGCAGAATGCCTATCCAGGCAGTATGGAGCAGGCCATGATGGGCTACAGCGTACCCAGCCAGCCCCTGCAGCTCCAGCCCCAGGCACCAGGAGGCCCTGTCCCAGGTCCCCACTACGACTATGGCCACGTCCGGCCTCACATGTTGGAGCCCTCAAGCTACGGCGTGCAGAGGAGTGCCTCCTTCCAGAACAAGATGCCGCCGCTGGCACCCGACAACTACGTCAACATGCAGGGGAAAGGGGTCATGGGCCAGAATGGGGGAGGGTACCCTCCTAACATGTACATACCGCCCCACCCCCAGCAGTCCAGCCCAACCTCACACCAGGTCCACATGATGTCCCGCTCACCCGGTGGAGCCGCCGCTGCCCTGGGTCCAGATTTCTCTGACCTGCTCACACCCTCTAGAGCCAGCCTTAACCTGGACCTGTACGAGCAGCACCAGCACCACTGGGCCGGTCCCCAGGGGCCTGAGGGGGCCCCTCCAGCCAGGCAGCCCCAGCCTCAGGGGCCCTTCCGGGGAGAGGTGCGGGTCCCCAGTAGGACCAACTCCTTCAACAACCGGTCAGTGCCCCCAAACAACGTCCGACCCACCCTGGTCACCCCAGCTCCCGGCAAGCAGGACCCGTCCCTGGGACAACCCAACACCATCACAGCAGTGACTTCGCCCCCCATCCAGCAGCCAGTGAAGAGCATCCGAGTAATGAGGCCCGAGCCGAAGACTGCTGTGGGGCCATGTCACCCTGGCTGGTTGGCTGCTCAGGAAGCATCTGAGCCCCTCGCCTACATGCCTGAAGAGGCCTACTCTCTGGAGCATGCCCAGGAGACCCGCTGTCCACCACCTCCCTACCCCAAAACCCTGCACATGTCTGGGGCTGCTTCAGAGGCAGGGCCCCTGGAGGGACCAGGAGGAGCTatgtgtggagccccagacctCAACACTCCTTCTAGGCCACAtggtggtagtggaggaggaaaGGCAGAGGAGAGCCAGGTGAAAGAGAAGACCAAGTCTGGGAAAGGAGAGAAGGCAGTGAAAAACAAGAAGCAGATCCAGACATCGCCGGTGCCGGTGAGGAAGAATGGACGTGATCAGGAGAAGAGGGAGTCGCGCATTAAAAGCTACTCGCCCTTCGCCTTCAAGTTCTACATGGAGCAGCATGTGGAGAATGTGATGAAGACCCACCAGCAGAAACTGAACCGCAGGCTGCAGCTAGAGCAGGAGATGTCcaag gCTGGCCTATCAGAGGCGGAGCAGGAGCAGATGAGGAAGATGCTTAACCAGAAGGAGTCCAACTACAACCGGCTGCGCCGTGCCAAGATGGACAAGGCCATGTTTATCAAGATCAAGACGTTGGGCATCGGGGCCTTCGGTGAGGTGTGCCTGACCCGCAAGGTGGACACGGGAGCCCTGTACGCCATGAAGACGCTGCGCAAGAAGGACGTGCTCAACCGCAACCAGGTGGCCCACGTCAAG GCTGAGCGTGACATCCTGGCGGAGGCAGACAACGAGTGGGTGGTGCGTCTGTACTACTCGTTCCAGGACCGGGACAGCCTCTACTTTGTCATGGACTACATCCCCGGTGGAGACATGATGAGCCTGCTGATCCGCATGGGCATCTTCCCCGAGCCGCTGGCATGCTTCTACGTGGCTGAGCTGACGCTGGCCATCGAGAGTGTCCACAAGATGGGCTTCATCCACCGCGACATCAAGCCGGACAACATCCTCATCGACCTGGACGGACACATCAAGTTGACCGACTTTGGCCTCTGCACTGGCTTCCGCTGGACGCACAACTCCAAGTACTATCAGAAAG ggagCCATATCAGACAGGACAGCATGGAGCCCAGTGACTTCTGGGACGACGTGTCCAACTGTCGTTGTGGCGACCGGCTGCAGACCTTAGAGCAGCGGGCGACACGGCAACACCAGCGCTGCCTGGCACACTCCCTGGTGGGCACGCCCAACTACATCGCCCCTGAGGTGTTGTTGCGCAAAG GGTACACCCAGCTGTGTGACTGGTGGAGTGTGGGAGTGATCTTGTTTGAGATGCTGGTGGGACAGCCCCCCTTCCTGGCCCCGACACCCACCGAAACACAGATTAAG GTGATAAACTGGGAGAGCACGCTGCAGGTGCCCCCGCAGATCAAGCTCAGCTCAGAGGCTGTCGACATCATCGGCCGTCTCTGCTGCTCCCCAGAGGAACGTCTTGGGAGCAACGGCGCCGGCGAGATCAAAACTCATCCCTTCTTCGACCAGATGGACTTCTCCAGCAACCTGCGCACCCAGCCCGCCCCCTACCGGCCCAAGATAGCCCACCCCATGGACACTTCCAACTTCGACCCAGTGGAGGATGAAGGGGGTCCCGGGGCGTGGAGTGATAGCGGAGACAGCACCCGGGCCTGGGAGACCCTCTGCACCCCACACGGGAAACACCCGGAGCACGCCTTCTACGAGTTCACCTTCCGCAGGTTCTTTGATGACAACGGCTGCCCCTTCCGCTATCCCAAGCCCCCAGAGACCAGCCACAGCCAGGGCCCTCCCAGCCACAGCGGAGCCAGCAGCATGGGccctgaggaggaagaggatgaggaggaggaagagcaggggGAGGGCTGTGAGCCTGTGTATGTGTAG